In Parafrankia irregularis, one DNA window encodes the following:
- a CDS encoding GNAT family N-acetyltransferase, giving the protein MNNDAVVISRVVEDRHWHALENDLVVGRGEALRRPDGRLFLGVDAWQDRVFQPLVATMLAELPEIVYTLVDDEDVEARARWRDAGFVTYRQERVYTVATDPQITGLDQIRAPSGIEILPLGQAAEAPLSELDRVVRAEVGAAAGWQSMPVELRSRPDGTVGVIDPAAYVVAAQDGEYLGLARVARVPRRSRLGLVAVRTARRRHGIARAMLAELLGSLHRAGVDSVTAEVDDYNKPANALLLGIGAQQVGSASELLHR; this is encoded by the coding sequence GTGAACAACGACGCCGTCGTGATCAGCCGAGTCGTCGAGGACCGTCACTGGCATGCGTTGGAGAACGACCTCGTCGTGGGCCGGGGCGAAGCCCTGCGCCGACCGGATGGCCGACTGTTCCTGGGCGTCGACGCCTGGCAGGACAGGGTCTTCCAGCCGCTGGTGGCCACGATGCTCGCCGAGTTGCCGGAGATCGTCTACACGCTGGTGGACGACGAGGACGTGGAGGCGCGCGCCCGCTGGCGCGACGCGGGCTTCGTGACCTACCGCCAGGAACGCGTGTACACGGTCGCCACCGACCCGCAGATCACCGGGCTGGACCAGATTCGGGCGCCATCCGGGATCGAAATCCTGCCCTTGGGGCAGGCCGCGGAGGCGCCGCTGTCCGAGCTCGATCGGGTGGTACGCGCCGAAGTGGGTGCTGCCGCCGGGTGGCAGTCCATGCCCGTGGAACTACGCAGCCGGCCGGACGGAACGGTTGGCGTCATTGACCCCGCGGCCTATGTCGTCGCGGCGCAGGACGGGGAATATCTCGGGCTCGCCCGGGTCGCCCGGGTGCCCCGCCGGTCCCGCCTGGGGCTTGTCGCCGTCCGGACGGCGCGGCGCCGCCACGGCATTGCCCGGGCGATGCTGGCCGAGCTGCTGGGCTCGCTGCACCGCGCCGGCGTCGATTCGGTGACCGCCGAGGTCGACGACTACAACAAGCCGGCCAACGCGCTGCTACTCGGAATCGGGGCCCAGCAGGTGGGCAGCGCGTCCGAGCTGCTCCACCGCTGA
- a CDS encoding TetR/AcrR family transcriptional regulator yields MNSATPGRRTQVQSRRSQVEPRRTQVERRNESEEALLDAAADLVAERGVEGASLARIGSRAGTSRGLPNHYFGSKDELVARLAQRAQNHIDDAMVAAATRDGRRVADTPGIDLLRTTVDTYVERFENPTSADRALIVMWGATFPTEASVRGMTDADRRSRDGWAMLIEQGQRDGSVRADLDPATGAILLQGLVRGLAASLLVDADLIDTSQAREACQVWITSIFASPRPSDPSST; encoded by the coding sequence ATGAATTCGGCCACCCCTGGACGTCGGACGCAGGTCCAATCGCGTCGGAGCCAGGTCGAGCCACGTCGGACGCAGGTCGAACGGCGCAACGAGTCCGAGGAGGCCCTGCTCGACGCGGCCGCGGACCTCGTCGCCGAGCGCGGCGTGGAAGGCGCGTCGCTGGCCCGGATCGGCAGCCGCGCCGGTACCAGCCGGGGCCTACCGAACCACTACTTCGGCTCGAAGGACGAACTGGTCGCCCGGCTCGCGCAGCGGGCCCAGAACCACATCGACGACGCGATGGTGGCCGCGGCGACCCGGGACGGGCGCCGGGTCGCCGACACTCCCGGCATCGACCTGCTGCGCACGACGGTCGACACGTACGTCGAGCGGTTCGAGAACCCCACCAGCGCCGACCGCGCCCTGATCGTCATGTGGGGGGCGACCTTCCCGACCGAGGCCTCGGTGCGGGGCATGACCGACGCCGACCGGCGCAGCCGCGACGGCTGGGCCATGCTGATCGAGCAGGGCCAGCGCGACGGCTCGGTCCGGGCGGACCTCGACCCGGCCACCGGAGCGATCCTGCTGCAGGGCCTGGTGCGCGGCCTCGCGGCCAGCCTCCTCGTCGACGCGGACCTGATCGACACGAGCCAGGCCCGCGAGGCCTGCCAGGTCTGGATCACCTCGATCTTCGCGAGCCCGCGCCCATCGGATCCGAGCAGTACCTGA
- a CDS encoding hydrogenase/urease maturation nickel metallochaperone HypA produces the protein MHEAGLARAAVNAIIEASEGAPVRTVVLAAATGVDIASATAAWQAAAAGTSLETTDLCWQRATDRLRCFACGHEYDGARLDPCTACGGNGLVVAPADELAVISWTH, from the coding sequence ATGCATGAGGCAGGACTGGCCCGCGCCGCCGTCAACGCCATCATCGAGGCGAGCGAAGGGGCTCCGGTACGCACCGTGGTTCTCGCCGCAGCCACCGGGGTCGACATCGCCTCGGCCACCGCCGCCTGGCAGGCCGCCGCGGCCGGCACCAGCCTGGAGACCACCGACCTGTGCTGGCAGCGTGCCACCGACCGGCTGCGCTGCTTCGCCTGCGGGCACGAGTACGATGGCGCCCGGCTCGATCCCTGCACCGCCTGCGGCGGCAACGGCCTCGTCGTCGCCCCGGCCGACGAACTGGCCGTGATCAGCTGGACGCACTGA
- a CDS encoding HyaD/HybD family hydrogenase maturation endopeptidase: protein MTASAAPREPTSVDVLRQPPPDGELEAPVLVLGIGNELLGDDGVGVVAARQLQQPAIPGVDVLDGGTLGLMLMPYLAGRHAVLIIDAVSTEHGRPGDVVVLADGDVRRGHGVRATAHDIGLVDALAATELAGCAPRHVALVGIVPESITDRWGLSALIDSRLDVLVAVARSVLTTWKVKVPGHA from the coding sequence GTGACGGCGTCGGCCGCTCCCCGTGAGCCCACCTCCGTGGACGTCCTGCGTCAGCCGCCGCCCGACGGCGAGCTGGAGGCGCCCGTCCTGGTGCTGGGCATCGGCAACGAGTTGCTCGGCGACGACGGCGTCGGCGTCGTCGCCGCCCGCCAGCTGCAGCAGCCGGCGATCCCCGGCGTCGACGTCCTCGACGGCGGGACCCTCGGCCTGATGCTCATGCCCTACCTGGCCGGCCGGCACGCGGTGCTCATCATCGACGCCGTGTCCACCGAGCACGGCCGGCCCGGCGACGTCGTCGTCCTCGCCGACGGGGACGTCCGCCGCGGCCACGGTGTGCGCGCCACCGCCCACGACATCGGCCTCGTCGACGCGCTGGCCGCCACCGAGCTCGCCGGCTGCGCGCCGCGGCACGTCGCGCTCGTGGGCATCGTGCCCGAGTCCATCACCGACCGCTGGGGCCTCAGCGCCCTGATCGACTCGCGACTGGACGTCCTGGTCGCGGTCGCCCGTTCCGTTCTGACCACGTGGAAGGTGAAGGTTCCCGGACATGCATGA
- a CDS encoding DHA2 family efflux MFS transporter permease subunit, producing the protein MTGASTVGPNPAEGGPPRLDSGLLILVGVMVLGGMMSYLDATIVNVGISTLAGEFDASLGTIEWVTTGYLLAVALAIPLTGWAMARFGARRLWLLGLSLFLAGSLLCAVAWNAPSLIAFRILQGLGGGTIDPVMMTVVAGAAGPARIGRVMGLISIPITLGPVLGPIVGGLLLENLSWQWMFLLNVPFAVAAIVLAVLVLPADPPRGDAAAPLDTLGVLLLCPGFAAIVFALSRAGSDGFRGAPVLVGLLLGATLFAGYVAHALGTAATPLLDLRLFVSRGFTASVTIMLLVGGGLFALLFLLPLYYQQVHGHTVLASGLLVAPLGVGAMIGMPLAGSLADRIGARLLVPTGALLVALGALAFTRSDAGTSQALLTPAQFAVGLGLGLVGAPTMGSVYRTVPVDAVAGATGAVFILNQIGASLGVAVVALILQGGGAHATPTVGSFGNAFWWPVAAGLVVFAAGFLLPGRPATAGTAAATAVAADTTATPTDPEPVSPTT; encoded by the coding sequence ATGACGGGAGCTTCGACGGTGGGGCCGAACCCGGCGGAAGGCGGGCCGCCGCGGCTGGACTCCGGCCTGCTGATCCTGGTCGGGGTGATGGTGCTCGGTGGGATGATGTCCTACCTCGACGCGACGATCGTCAACGTCGGGATCAGCACCCTGGCCGGGGAGTTCGACGCCTCGCTGGGCACGATCGAATGGGTCACCACCGGCTATCTGCTCGCGGTGGCGCTCGCCATCCCGCTCACCGGCTGGGCGATGGCGCGGTTCGGCGCCCGGCGCCTGTGGCTGCTCGGCCTGTCGCTGTTCCTCGCCGGCTCCCTGCTGTGCGCGGTCGCCTGGAACGCACCGAGCCTGATCGCGTTCCGCATCCTGCAGGGCCTCGGCGGCGGAACCATCGACCCGGTCATGATGACGGTGGTGGCCGGCGCGGCCGGCCCGGCCCGCATCGGGCGGGTGATGGGCCTGATCTCCATCCCGATCACGCTCGGGCCGGTGCTGGGGCCGATCGTCGGCGGCCTGCTGCTGGAGAACCTGTCCTGGCAGTGGATGTTCCTGCTGAACGTCCCGTTCGCGGTGGCCGCGATCGTGCTCGCCGTCCTGGTGCTGCCCGCCGATCCGCCGCGCGGTGACGCGGCCGCGCCCCTCGACACGCTCGGGGTGCTCCTGCTGTGCCCCGGTTTCGCCGCGATCGTGTTCGCGCTGTCCCGCGCGGGCAGCGACGGTTTTCGCGGCGCCCCCGTGCTGGTCGGCCTGCTGCTCGGTGCCACGCTGTTCGCCGGCTACGTCGCCCACGCCCTGGGCACGGCCGCCACTCCGCTGCTCGACCTGCGGCTGTTCGTGAGCAGGGGCTTCACCGCCAGCGTCACCATCATGCTTCTCGTCGGCGGCGGCCTGTTCGCGCTGCTGTTCCTGCTCCCGCTGTACTACCAGCAGGTGCATGGGCACACGGTGCTGGCCTCCGGCCTGCTGGTCGCCCCGCTCGGTGTCGGCGCCATGATCGGGATGCCGCTCGCCGGCAGCCTCGCCGACCGCATCGGGGCCCGGCTGCTCGTTCCCACCGGCGCGCTGCTGGTGGCCCTGGGCGCGTTGGCGTTCACCCGCTCCGACGCGGGCACTTCGCAGGCGCTGCTGACACCGGCGCAGTTCGCCGTCGGCCTCGGCCTCGGACTGGTCGGCGCGCCCACCATGGGCTCGGTGTACCGCACCGTCCCGGTGGACGCGGTCGCCGGCGCGACCGGCGCGGTGTTCATCCTCAACCAGATCGGTGCCTCCCTGGGGGTGGCGGTGGTCGCGCTGATCCTGCAGGGCGGAGGAGCGCACGCCACGCCGACGGTCGGCTCCTTCGGCAACGCGTTCTGGTGGCCCGTCGCCGCCGGTCTCGTCGTGTTCGCCGCCGGCTTCCTGCTGCCCGGCCGCCCCGCGACTGCGGGGACCGCCGCGGCCACCGCCGTAGCCGCGGACACGACCGCGACCCCCACCGACCCCGAGCCGGTGTCCCCCACGACCTGA
- a CDS encoding nickel-dependent hydrogenase large subunit translates to MSRLVIDPVTRVEGHLRVEVQVDGGQVTEAYASSTMWRGIETILTGRDPRDAWLFAQRICGVCTTVHALASVRAVEDAVGAVPPRNARLLRDIIAASLSVHDHVVHFYHLQALDWVDPTSALKADPAAAAALAQSISDYPRSTAGLFAAVQTRLKVFLESGKIGPFTNGYWGHPAYRLSPELNLIAFSHYLDALDFQRDYVRVHALLGGKNPHPQTYVVGGMASPIDLNSQDAINDNTLQEITQILQRGVDFVEQVFLPDLEAIAAAYPEWTTYGRGLGSYMVFGDYSPSPPRIARPPRDGLFPGGVIRNGNLAAVEPFDPSGIAESVAHSWFRYEKSDAAGLPPWLGETEPHYTGPEPPFEELDVAGKYTWLKAPRYQGIAVEVGPLARLLVGYGTGDARLRPIVQGALDRLHLPPEALMSTLGRVLARGLETQLMARHALDLVAELRDNVAGGDLTIADTGRWRPTSWPDGTLRGVGFHEAPRGALSHWVVIENDRIRNYQAVVPTTWNASPRDAAGNPGAYEAALVGTPVADPHRPLEVLRTLHSFDPCMACAAHLYDIDGRDIIEVRVQ, encoded by the coding sequence ATGAGTCGGCTTGTCATCGACCCGGTGACCCGGGTGGAGGGCCACCTGCGGGTCGAGGTTCAGGTGGACGGAGGCCAGGTCACCGAGGCGTACGCGTCCTCGACGATGTGGCGGGGGATCGAGACGATCCTGACCGGGCGCGACCCGCGCGACGCCTGGCTGTTCGCGCAGCGGATCTGCGGGGTGTGCACCACGGTGCACGCGCTGGCGTCGGTGCGGGCGGTGGAGGACGCCGTCGGCGCTGTTCCGCCGCGCAACGCCCGGCTGCTGCGGGACATCATCGCCGCGTCACTGTCCGTCCATGACCATGTGGTGCACTTCTACCACCTGCAGGCGCTGGACTGGGTCGACCCGACCTCGGCGCTGAAGGCCGACCCGGCGGCCGCCGCGGCGCTCGCGCAGTCGATCTCCGACTACCCGCGCTCGACCGCGGGCCTGTTCGCCGCCGTCCAGACCCGGCTCAAGGTGTTCCTGGAGAGCGGGAAGATCGGCCCGTTCACCAACGGCTACTGGGGGCACCCGGCCTACCGGCTCAGCCCCGAACTGAACCTGATCGCGTTCAGCCACTACCTCGACGCGCTCGACTTCCAGCGCGACTACGTCCGGGTGCACGCCCTGCTCGGCGGGAAGAACCCGCACCCGCAGACCTACGTGGTCGGCGGCATGGCGTCCCCCATCGACCTGAACAGCCAGGACGCGATCAACGACAACACGCTGCAGGAGATCACCCAGATCCTGCAGCGCGGCGTTGACTTCGTCGAGCAGGTCTTCCTGCCCGACCTGGAGGCGATCGCCGCCGCATACCCCGAGTGGACGACCTACGGCCGGGGGCTGGGCTCCTACATGGTGTTCGGCGACTACTCGCCGTCCCCGCCGCGCATCGCCCGGCCGCCCCGCGACGGGCTGTTCCCCGGCGGGGTCATCCGCAACGGGAACCTCGCCGCGGTGGAGCCGTTCGACCCCTCCGGCATCGCCGAGTCGGTCGCCCACTCGTGGTTCCGCTACGAGAAGTCCGACGCCGCCGGGCTGCCACCGTGGCTGGGGGAGACCGAGCCGCACTACACCGGCCCGGAGCCGCCGTTCGAGGAACTGGACGTCGCCGGGAAGTACACCTGGCTGAAGGCGCCCCGCTACCAGGGCATCGCCGTCGAGGTCGGCCCGCTGGCCCGGCTGCTCGTCGGCTACGGCACCGGGGACGCCCGGCTGCGCCCGATCGTCCAGGGGGCGCTGGACCGGCTGCACCTGCCGCCGGAGGCGCTGATGTCGACCCTCGGCCGGGTGCTGGCCCGCGGCCTGGAGACCCAGCTGATGGCACGGCACGCCCTGGATCTCGTCGCCGAGCTGCGGGACAACGTCGCCGGCGGCGACCTGACGATCGCCGACACCGGCCGGTGGCGCCCGACGTCCTGGCCGGACGGCACCCTGCGCGGCGTCGGCTTCCACGAGGCTCCCCGCGGCGCGCTGTCGCACTGGGTCGTCATCGAGAACGACCGCATCCGCAACTACCAGGCGGTGGTGCCGACCACCTGGAACGCCAGCCCCCGCGACGCCGCCGGCAACCCCGGCGCGTATGAGGCCGCGCTGGTCGGCACCCCCGTCGCCGACCCGCACCGGCCGCTGGAGGTGCTGCGGACCCTGCACTCGTTCGACCCGTGCATGGCCTGCGCCGCGCATCTCTACGACATCGACGGCCGCGACATCATCGAGGTGCGGGTCCAGTGA
- a CDS encoding TetR/AcrR family transcriptional regulator gives MGRAKVADAAGDASFRGRIDKRQAILDAAFVVFAREGYAQASIDLIAAEAGVAKPTIYNHLAGKENLFRHAMAAAADRTTARTLAAVSRLTADVPDLHLAFVEVGRALLDCYCSADSWALRRLLHAEIVRFPDLFDLVGASGPGQVAQAVADRLARLALAGRLRLTDPVEAGEQFVALLTGPVAGRSALGTLPFDDVQRQAAAHSATVTFLRAFGAEPTESTGAA, from the coding sequence GTGGGCAGGGCGAAGGTCGCGGACGCGGCTGGAGATGCCAGCTTCCGGGGGAGGATCGACAAGCGTCAGGCGATCCTCGACGCAGCCTTCGTCGTCTTCGCACGTGAGGGCTACGCCCAGGCCAGCATCGATCTGATCGCCGCCGAGGCGGGCGTGGCCAAGCCGACGATCTACAACCATCTGGCGGGCAAGGAGAACCTCTTCCGGCACGCGATGGCGGCGGCGGCGGACAGGACGACCGCCAGGACCCTCGCTGCCGTCAGCCGGCTCACCGCCGACGTCCCCGACCTGCATCTGGCCTTCGTCGAGGTCGGCCGCGCGCTGCTGGACTGCTACTGCTCGGCGGACTCCTGGGCACTGCGCCGCCTGTTGCACGCCGAGATCGTCCGTTTCCCGGACCTGTTCGACCTGGTCGGTGCGAGCGGGCCGGGGCAGGTGGCCCAGGCTGTGGCGGATCGGCTGGCTCGGCTCGCGCTCGCCGGCCGGCTGCGGCTCACGGACCCGGTCGAGGCGGGTGAACAGTTCGTCGCGCTGCTCACCGGCCCCGTCGCCGGTCGCAGCGCGCTGGGCACCCTGCCGTTCGACGACGTCCAGCGGCAGGCCGCGGCCCACAGTGCGACCGTCACGTTCCTGCGGGCTTTCGGCGCGGAGCCGACCGAGTCGACGGGTGCCGCGTAG
- a CDS encoding alpha/beta fold hydrolase, with translation MVEPAIESAARRVEVAARRVEVAAGVELHVEDLRPATVHPDGPPVVLVHGIAGTTADWARVAPDLAATRRVIAYDQRGHGASDRADGRSSYTFDLLLTDLLALLDTLGLTAVDLIGHSMGGVVALRCALEHPGRVRSLVLVDTAAAPAAATGGVARRVVSALLEGAAAVSSAVHAARDPAPTTEATTETSAAEATTGEGRRAVGGQGAPAIVDEPVRSVHAGGSAADRALAGFDQLDPEALVALGRELGAYPSMVDRLGEIACPATVVVGEHDTTLRASAAALAQGIPAAHLAVIADADHSPHASRPLAWLAAVDVHFGRLAAPRVPGRPEPLPDQT, from the coding sequence ATGGTCGAGCCGGCGATCGAATCGGCGGCACGGCGCGTCGAGGTGGCGGCGCGGCGCGTCGAGGTGGCGGCCGGGGTCGAGTTGCACGTCGAGGACCTGCGCCCAGCCACGGTCCACCCGGACGGCCCACCGGTCGTGCTCGTGCACGGCATCGCGGGGACGACCGCCGACTGGGCGCGGGTCGCGCCGGACCTCGCCGCCACCCGCCGGGTGATCGCCTACGACCAGCGCGGCCACGGCGCCAGCGACCGGGCCGACGGGCGTTCGTCCTACACGTTCGACCTGCTGCTCACCGACCTCCTCGCGCTGCTGGACACGCTCGGCCTGACCGCCGTCGATCTCATCGGCCACTCGATGGGCGGGGTCGTCGCGCTGCGGTGCGCCCTGGAGCATCCCGGCCGGGTGCGCTCGCTGGTGCTCGTCGACACGGCCGCCGCACCCGCCGCCGCGACCGGCGGCGTCGCCCGGCGAGTCGTGTCGGCGCTGCTGGAAGGTGCGGCGGCTGTGTCGAGCGCCGTTCACGCCGCACGCGACCCGGCACCGACGACCGAGGCAACGACGGAGACATCGGCAGCCGAGGCGACGACGGGCGAGGGCAGGCGCGCCGTGGGCGGACAGGGCGCGCCGGCGATCGTCGATGAGCCGGTCCGGTCGGTCCACGCCGGCGGCAGTGCCGCCGACCGCGCGCTCGCCGGGTTCGACCAGCTGGATCCGGAGGCGCTGGTCGCGCTCGGCCGCGAGCTCGGCGCGTACCCGTCGATGGTCGACCGGCTCGGCGAGATCGCGTGCCCGGCGACGGTCGTCGTCGGCGAGCACGACACCACGCTGCGCGCGTCGGCGGCGGCCCTGGCTCAGGGCATCCCGGCCGCGCACCTCGCCGTGATCGCCGACGCCGACCACAGCCCGCACGCCAGCCGGCCACTGGCCTGGCTCGCCGCCGTCGACGTGCACTTCGGCCGGCTGGCCGCACCGCGCGTACCGGGACGTCCTGAACCGCTCCCCGACCAGACCTGA
- a CDS encoding cytochrome b/b6 domain-containing protein yields the protein MTAPAPSSAGAKKDAGSTRAVENGKDGHGHGHGDGDGDVAGPGRGEAPEFVRVRVWDLPVRLIHWLLVLDLVVLSATGFLIGTPAIDPGGHTYWMSWTRNIHKVTAYLFIALILGRVIWHLRSPNPWSRWTEWIPASRERIGQIVPSVRFYTFLTREAPPVVGHNPLAGLTYCVLYTMFGVEIVTGLVLWGIEGNGWASWLTGWLLHVVPLPTIRLVHHLIMWLTWGFMIHHLYSAILVDRVEGTGVLSSIFSGNKFLPKEHAKDHAKSDAKDHG from the coding sequence GTGACGGCCCCCGCCCCCAGCAGCGCCGGGGCCAAGAAGGACGCCGGGAGCACGAGGGCCGTCGAGAACGGCAAGGACGGCCACGGCCACGGCCACGGCGACGGCGACGGCGACGTCGCAGGCCCGGGCAGGGGCGAGGCGCCGGAGTTCGTCCGGGTGCGGGTCTGGGACCTGCCCGTCCGGCTGATCCACTGGCTGCTCGTGCTGGACCTCGTCGTCCTGTCCGCCACCGGTTTCCTCATCGGGACCCCGGCCATCGACCCGGGCGGCCACACCTACTGGATGTCGTGGACGAGGAACATCCACAAGGTCACCGCGTATCTCTTCATCGCGCTGATCCTGGGCCGCGTCATCTGGCACCTGCGCTCGCCGAACCCCTGGTCGCGCTGGACGGAGTGGATACCCGCCAGCCGGGAACGGATCGGCCAGATCGTGCCGTCGGTGCGGTTCTACACGTTCCTCACCCGCGAGGCGCCTCCGGTCGTCGGCCACAACCCGCTCGCCGGCCTCACGTACTGCGTGCTCTACACGATGTTCGGGGTCGAGATCGTCACCGGCCTGGTGCTGTGGGGCATCGAGGGTAACGGCTGGGCCTCCTGGCTCACCGGCTGGCTGCTCCATGTGGTTCCGCTGCCGACGATCCGGCTCGTCCACCATCTGATCATGTGGCTCACCTGGGGCTTCATGATCCACCACCTGTACAGCGCGATCCTCGTCGACCGGGTGGAGGGCACCGGGGTGCTCAGCTCGATCTTCTCCGGCAACAAGTTCCTGCCGAAGGAGCACGCGAAGGACCACGCAAAGAGTGATGCAAAGGACCACGGGTGA
- a CDS encoding ADP-ribosylglycohydrolase family protein, with translation MTITALERVHGALLGLAAGDALGATLEFMSPGEIRRRHGVHTEITGGGPFGWRPGQGTDDTDLTIAVARAYAGSGGYQLGAVIEHIMRWYDGRPRDIGGMTAASLRRIAAGEDPLTAGAAATAAAGGGGAGNGSLMRALATGLARVEPELCSREAAEISAVTHADPRCVQACVAYTAIVSALVDGAPVGAALRSGGDAVAALGADQAAGAGARAGSDVGGAAEVVAALATPATIGLTELPTTGYVVHSLAVAVWAIQQPAPLEELLVDVVNRGDDSDTTGAIAGGLLGARDGVGAVPPRWAERLEYATEIAHLAPALHTLRQG, from the coding sequence ATGACCATCACCGCGCTGGAGCGCGTGCACGGTGCGCTGCTCGGGCTGGCCGCCGGTGACGCGCTCGGCGCCACACTGGAGTTCATGAGCCCGGGCGAGATCCGCCGCCGGCACGGGGTGCACACCGAGATCACCGGGGGCGGCCCATTCGGCTGGCGGCCCGGTCAGGGCACCGACGACACCGACCTGACGATCGCGGTGGCGCGGGCCTACGCCGGCTCCGGCGGCTATCAGCTCGGTGCCGTCATCGAGCACATCATGCGCTGGTACGACGGCCGGCCCCGCGACATCGGCGGTATGACAGCCGCGTCCCTGCGGCGCATCGCCGCCGGCGAGGACCCGTTGACGGCCGGCGCCGCCGCTACCGCCGCGGCCGGGGGCGGTGGCGCGGGCAACGGCAGCCTCATGCGGGCGCTGGCGACCGGTCTCGCCCGCGTCGAACCCGAGCTGTGCTCGCGAGAGGCGGCCGAGATCAGCGCGGTCACCCACGCCGATCCGCGCTGTGTGCAGGCGTGCGTCGCCTACACCGCGATCGTCTCGGCGCTGGTCGACGGTGCGCCGGTGGGCGCGGCCCTGCGGTCCGGCGGCGACGCGGTCGCGGCCCTGGGCGCCGACCAGGCGGCGGGCGCGGGAGCGCGAGCAGGATCGGACGTCGGCGGCGCCGCCGAGGTCGTCGCGGCCCTCGCCACCCCGGCCACCATCGGGCTCACCGAGCTGCCGACCACCGGGTACGTCGTGCATTCGCTCGCCGTGGCCGTCTGGGCGATCCAGCAGCCCGCGCCGCTGGAGGAGCTGCTCGTCGACGTGGTCAACCGCGGCGACGACTCCGACACCACCGGCGCCATAGCCGGCGGTCTGCTGGGTGCGCGCGACGGTGTCGGCGCTGTGCCGCCACGCTGGGCGGAGCGGCTGGAGTACGCGACGGAGATCGCCCATCTCGCGCCCGCCCTGCACACCCTGCGTCAGGGCTAG